A region from the Acidiferrobacter sp. SPIII_3 genome encodes:
- a CDS encoding IS1634 family transposase, whose translation MHIHIVPNRGSTPTILLRESYREGKKVKKRTLANLSHLPMAQVALIRAVLSGADLQVAGSGFVVTRSQAHGHVDAVAAMMQRLGLPTLISGKPCRERDIVFALIASRILAPHTKLATTRWWHSTTVVDIFGVADVDEQDCYAAMDWLLARQDRIQKKLAARHLTEGGLVLYDLSSSYFEGHTCPLAKRGYSRDGKHGTLQVEYGLMTDGRGCPVAISVHEGNVADPTTLMPEIQRLKTDFGIEQFVMVGDRGMISQKAIDAIREQDGIDWITALRGVSIRALVEDKTLQPDLFDERNLLDLSHPDYPGERLVACRNPELRKLRGHKREDLLVATEESLRKIQIRVEAGRLTGRDHIGLKVGQIVNRYKMAKHFTLDIQDTAFSFARKTEAITAEAALDGLYIIRTSVVDERMDAATCVRHYKSLAQVERAFRSLKTMDLKIRPIHHRLADRVKAHIFLCMLAYYVEWHMRAAWRELMFTDEDQKAKETRDPVAPAQRSRAAKRKASRHQQDDGTPVHSFQTLLADLATIVCNTCRTSAEDDAPTFTVTTQPTPLQQRAMELIATFPV comes from the coding sequence ATGCATATCCATATCGTGCCCAATCGCGGATCGACCCCCACCATTCTCCTGCGCGAATCCTATCGCGAGGGGAAGAAGGTCAAGAAACGTACGCTCGCCAATCTCTCGCACCTGCCTATGGCGCAGGTGGCGTTGATCCGAGCGGTGTTGAGTGGGGCTGATCTGCAAGTGGCAGGGTCCGGGTTCGTGGTGACCCGCTCCCAAGCCCATGGGCATGTCGATGCGGTGGCCGCGATGATGCAGCGGTTGGGTCTTCCCACGCTGATCAGTGGCAAGCCCTGCCGGGAGCGGGATATCGTGTTCGCCTTGATCGCCTCCCGGATCCTGGCCCCGCACACGAAGCTCGCCACCACCCGCTGGTGGCACAGCACCACCGTGGTAGACATCTTTGGGGTCGCTGATGTCGATGAACAGGATTGCTATGCCGCCATGGACTGGCTGCTGGCCCGTCAGGACCGCATCCAGAAGAAGTTGGCCGCTCGCCATCTCACCGAAGGCGGGCTGGTGTTGTATGACTTGTCATCGAGTTATTTCGAAGGTCACACTTGTCCGTTAGCCAAGCGCGGCTATAGCCGTGATGGCAAGCACGGCACCCTGCAGGTCGAGTATGGGTTGATGACCGATGGCCGAGGCTGTCCGGTGGCGATCTCCGTGCATGAGGGGAATGTGGCCGATCCCACGACCTTGATGCCGGAGATCCAACGCTTGAAGACCGACTTCGGTATCGAGCAGTTCGTGATGGTCGGCGACCGCGGCATGATCTCGCAAAAGGCAATCGACGCCATCCGCGAACAAGACGGGATTGATTGGATCACGGCCCTGAGGGGCGTCTCGATTCGCGCTTTGGTCGAAGACAAAACCCTACAACCTGACCTCTTTGACGAGCGCAACCTGCTAGATCTCTCTCACCCCGATTATCCGGGTGAGCGCTTGGTCGCGTGTCGCAATCCGGAGTTGCGGAAACTGCGCGGCCATAAGCGCGAAGACCTTCTGGTGGCCACCGAAGAGAGCCTCCGAAAGATTCAAATCCGTGTCGAAGCCGGACGCCTGACAGGGCGAGATCACATCGGCCTGAAGGTGGGCCAGATCGTGAACCGCTATAAGATGGCCAAACACTTCACTCTGGATATTCAGGATACCGCGTTCTCTTTTGCACGCAAGACCGAAGCCATTACAGCCGAAGCGGCCCTTGATGGCCTCTATATCATCCGCACCTCGGTTGTGGACGAGCGTATGGATGCCGCCACCTGTGTGCGCCACTACAAGTCCTTGGCCCAGGTCGAGCGCGCCTTTCGCTCCCTGAAAACCATGGACCTGAAAATACGCCCCATCCATCATCGCTTAGCTGACAGAGTGAAAGCCCACATCTTCCTCTGCATGTTGGCCTACTACGTCGAGTGGCATATGCGCGCGGCCTGGCGGGAGTTGATGTTTACCGACGAGGATCAGAAAGCCAAAGAGACCCGCGATCCGGTAGCCCCGGCTCAGCGCTCAAGAGCGGCAAAGAGAAAGGCCTCACGACATCAACAAGATGATGGGACGCCCGTACACAGCTTCCAGACCTTGCTCGCCGATCTTGCGACCATCGTCTGCAACACCTGCCGAACCTCCGCAGAGGACGATGCCCCGACCTTTACCGTTACGACCCAACCGACCCCTTTGCAGCAGCGGGCCATGGAGCTTATAGCGACTTTCCCGGTGTAG
- a CDS encoding phospholipase D-like domain-containing protein: protein MTLSIEPHAGVGPVIAIIQQARGTLDINAYLATDRRVIQAITQDVRRGIRVRILIDRRPYGGRPRGENARLRATGAQVCYAPAHFTQRDGFDHEKVGLL from the coding sequence ATGACACTATCCATCGAACCGCACGCCGGCGTTGGGCCTGTAATCGCCATTATCCAACAGGCACGCGGCACACTTGATATTAATGCCTACCTCGCCACTGATCGGCGCGTTATCCAGGCCATCACACAAGATGTCCGCCGCGGGATCCGCGTCCGCATCTTGATCGACCGACGCCCCTACGGCGGCCGACCGCGCGGCGAGAACGCGCGCCTTCGGGCGACCGGGGCGCAGGTGTGTTATGCGCCGGCACACTTCACGCAGAGAGACGGCTTCGATCACGAGAAAGTTGGTTTGCTTTGA
- a CDS encoding type IV secretion system DNA-binding domain-containing protein: protein MINDPNNFNGRLELTIGGAVVGFLGGWIGGLQLMLWSQRMAPASLPRIWAWVTQFGLVIHGWGWRGYWPPTAAALGAAALAGALWWLMTVPAERHVRGFALHRTPKRIARLVVPHKNEPPGVCIHPAIRLDQHAECRHLLIVGGAGSGKTTILWPLIQQAQARGDRMLIFDSKGDFTQKLPEPFTLLSPTDARGGGWRVGHDIRTRLDAQALAETLIKENEKDPMWSQGSRALLVGLVSDLQARYGTQWGMAHLAHATAAALGDFAVLKAVIGREDPMSLSLLGGEDAEGPNRTTMGFLVQLSAALTQVINLGVAAYDLKTNPEWSVRSWLAGHQPPVTILGFRDSARSLSQAFASSLIEQTVRQISDMSDAGPDQRRIWLILDEAPRVGKVPSITDALATARSKGLRVVLGIQSTAQIREAYTRDTATTWAGQTATKIICQTTSPDDQEWCAKLLGDREVDRFQHQVSTQTGRDGGQHNQSWQRVREPVLMPAAFGRDLKVIKGRGPRALLMAGGEAAILNWPFPPLQTHRPDRIEARWIQPNYQRPDWGKTPPDLGKPFAPAAVAPHSKKKPEKEQAQALGTPIMDSETPRPMPAVTPEAGLADHVQDLVLDHVAPGLVLLAKILGTIEAVGSGPSAPAQVVTARPPAPEAPGLDDLDGAEEGQDEEREP, encoded by the coding sequence ATGATCAACGACCCGAATAACTTCAATGGGCGTTTGGAGCTCACGATCGGCGGGGCGGTCGTGGGTTTCCTCGGCGGCTGGATCGGCGGCTTGCAACTCATGCTGTGGTCGCAGAGGATGGCGCCGGCCTCCCTGCCGCGGATCTGGGCGTGGGTCACGCAATTTGGGCTCGTCATTCACGGCTGGGGGTGGCGGGGATATTGGCCGCCCACGGCCGCGGCTCTAGGGGCCGCCGCCTTAGCCGGTGCCCTCTGGTGGCTCATGACCGTGCCCGCCGAACGCCACGTACGGGGTTTTGCCCTGCACCGCACGCCAAAACGCATCGCGCGTCTTGTGGTGCCTCACAAAAACGAGCCGCCGGGGGTCTGCATTCACCCCGCTATCCGGTTAGATCAACACGCGGAATGCCGCCATCTCTTGATTGTGGGCGGCGCCGGCAGCGGCAAGACCACGATCCTTTGGCCCTTGATCCAACAGGCGCAAGCACGGGGGGATCGAATGCTGATCTTCGACTCCAAAGGCGACTTCACCCAAAAACTCCCCGAACCCTTCACCTTGTTGTCCCCAACTGACGCTCGCGGCGGGGGCTGGCGCGTGGGGCACGACATCCGCACGCGGCTCGATGCCCAGGCCTTGGCGGAGACCCTCATCAAAGAAAACGAGAAGGATCCCATGTGGTCGCAAGGCTCCCGCGCCTTACTGGTGGGGCTTGTGAGCGACCTCCAAGCCCGTTACGGAACGCAATGGGGCATGGCACATCTGGCGCACGCGACCGCCGCCGCCCTTGGTGACTTCGCGGTCTTGAAAGCGGTCATCGGCCGCGAGGATCCAATGTCCTTATCTCTCTTGGGCGGAGAAGACGCGGAAGGGCCCAATCGCACCACTATGGGTTTTTTGGTGCAGCTATCCGCCGCCCTGACGCAGGTCATCAACCTGGGCGTGGCCGCCTATGATCTCAAGACTAACCCGGAATGGTCCGTGCGCTCGTGGTTGGCGGGTCATCAACCCCCGGTCACGATCCTTGGTTTCCGGGACTCCGCCCGCAGTTTAAGCCAAGCGTTTGCATCCAGCCTTATCGAGCAGACCGTGCGCCAAATCAGTGATATGTCCGATGCGGGGCCCGACCAGCGCCGCATCTGGCTCATCCTGGACGAGGCCCCCCGGGTCGGTAAGGTCCCCAGCATTACGGACGCTTTGGCCACGGCGCGATCCAAAGGCCTGCGCGTGGTACTGGGCATCCAGAGCACCGCGCAGATCCGCGAGGCCTACACACGCGACACGGCCACGACCTGGGCTGGGCAGACGGCGACGAAGATCATCTGCCAGACGACCTCCCCGGATGACCAGGAGTGGTGCGCGAAACTCCTCGGAGACCGCGAAGTGGACCGCTTCCAGCATCAGGTCTCGACCCAGACCGGCCGTGACGGTGGCCAGCACAATCAGTCCTGGCAACGGGTGCGCGAACCCGTGTTGATGCCCGCGGCCTTTGGCCGGGATCTGAAAGTGATCAAAGGCCGGGGACCGCGCGCTTTGCTGATGGCAGGCGGCGAGGCCGCGATCCTCAACTGGCCGTTTCCTCCACTGCAAACCCATCGCCCCGATCGCATCGAGGCGCGCTGGATTCAGCCGAATTACCAGCGGCCGGATTGGGGCAAGACCCCGCCGGACTTGGGGAAGCCATTTGCCCCCGCGGCGGTCGCGCCGCACTCCAAGAAAAAACCAGAGAAGGAGCAGGCGCAGGCCTTGGGCACGCCGATCATGGACTCTGAAACGCCGCGTCCTATGCCGGCCGTCACGCCCGAGGCAGGCCTGGCCGACCACGTCCAAGACCTCGTGCTCGACCATGTGGCCCCCGGTTTGGTCCTGCTCGCCAAAATCCTGGGCACGATCGAAGCGGTGGGCAGCGGGCCGTCAGCCCCTGCCCAGGTTGTTACGGCCCGGCCACCGGCGCCCGAAGCGCCAGGCCTCGACGATCTCGACGGAGCAGAGGAGGGACAAGACGAGGAACGGGAGCCGTAG